A single genomic interval of bacterium harbors:
- a CDS encoding beta galactosidase jelly roll domain-containing protein — MISHNAHIVLFTLLLLLPGQASRAQDMQRIVDLRGEWRFEIGDDSARARVDYGDSGWDLIHAPDAWEDQGYPGYDGWAWYRKHFRMPEGHDFDALYLFLGTIDDVDEVYVNGRLVGFQGVPPPHYMSAFADKRWYYLPYEYVNFTGDNVIAVRVYDRELSGGILRGNLGVYQQTDYLVPDQSLRGNWKLRRGDLPEWSDPTVDDSSWPDVFVPIYWETQGLRNYEGFGWYRRHFSLDPALKNETLVLLLGKIDDVDEVWLNGKRIGKTGLMPTEGGTYGHDDTYDRLRAYTVPQSLLRARGDNVIAVRVFDGFMHGGIYDGPIGLVRSTRYRNWVKRNPMKRESPFNRLMDALFGD; from the coding sequence ATGATCTCACACAACGCACATATCGTCCTGTTCACACTGCTGCTCCTTCTGCCCGGTCAGGCGTCCCGGGCGCAGGACATGCAGCGCATCGTGGATCTGCGCGGCGAATGGCGTTTTGAAATCGGGGATGACAGCGCGCGGGCCCGGGTCGATTACGGTGACTCGGGATGGGATCTGATACACGCTCCTGACGCATGGGAGGATCAGGGCTACCCGGGCTATGACGGCTGGGCCTGGTATCGCAAGCATTTTCGTATGCCCGAGGGACATGATTTCGATGCGTTGTACCTGTTTCTCGGTACCATTGACGATGTTGATGAAGTGTATGTGAACGGACGGCTGGTCGGCTTTCAAGGGGTTCCTCCTCCGCATTACATGTCTGCCTTTGCGGATAAACGGTGGTACTACCTCCCCTACGAATACGTGAATTTCACCGGCGACAATGTCATCGCGGTACGTGTGTATGACCGTGAATTATCCGGTGGCATCCTTCGCGGTAATCTTGGTGTGTATCAGCAAACTGATTATCTCGTTCCGGATCAGTCCCTCCGTGGCAACTGGAAACTGCGCCGCGGTGATCTGCCCGAATGGAGCGACCCGACGGTTGACGACAGTTCATGGCCGGATGTTTTCGTTCCGATATACTGGGAGACGCAGGGACTTCGCAATTATGAAGGCTTCGGATGGTATCGTCGTCATTTCTCGCTGGATCCCGCATTGAAAAATGAGACGCTCGTACTGCTGCTCGGGAAAATCGATGATGTAGACGAAGTCTGGCTCAACGGAAAGCGCATTGGGAAAACCGGGCTCATGCCTACAGAGGGAGGTACCTACGGACACGATGATACGTACGACAGATTGCGAGCCTACACCGTGCCGCAGTCTCTGTTGCGCGCAAGGGGAGACAATGTCATTGCCGTTCGTGTCTTCGATGGTTTCATGCACGGTGGAATATACGATGGTCCGATTGGCCTGGTTCGCAGCACACGGTACCGGAACTGGGTAAAACGGAATCCTATGAAACGGGAGAGTCCGTTCAACCGCCTGATGGACGCACTTTTCGGGGACTGA
- a CDS encoding inorganic phosphate transporter has protein sequence MEIFIVILIILLAAAIIDLMVGVANDAVNFLNSAIGAKVAPRFVIMIIATLGIVVGVTFSSGLMEVARKGIFNPQLLTFPEVMFIFVATMLTDVLLLDFFNTFGLPTSTTVSLVFELLGSAFAIAVIKVLTNGDGGIAEVFTYINTASVFKILFGIVASVIVAFIVGSLVQYFSRMLFTFEYGKRLKRYGSLWGGFALAALSYFMMVKGAKGASFLTPEDAAWLKDHTLIIASLSFAGWTVILQLLVWTFKINVFKPIVLAGTFALALAFAANDLVNFIGAPMGGLAAYMKVNAAGDIWSQTMESLAEPVRANTWILLLAGVIMAITLWINKKARTVTATSVNLGRQSEGFERFESIAPARSIVRIVLAIFKFVSLIVPDSLKRRVEGRFDTSKYRPEPDENGDYPAFDLLRAAVNLIVAALLISFGTSLKLPLSTTYVTFMVSMATALPDRAWGRDSAVYRVSGVLTVIGGWFFTAFIASTAAGIIATIIYFTELPGLIILSILAGFLLIRSVRVHRQREREAAESEKRFSTHQKDIDEALQSLKDDLSSTIKTATEIVTRTFKGLSSEDRLELREARNISKMLQKQGKGMTASILRTSSMEAADEAIENKTYAEAMSSLQLLLRSLRHMATQTHDHIDNNHEGLSELQVEDLDAIAKDLRKELKRIANGIGQADFSNINKVAEAAEELKSKIRKADKQQLKRSKKEKYTTRTSLLYLELLTECEEIIHHAQHLYVLCQKCYEGGKPAASSENSSRE, from the coding sequence ATGGAAATTTTTATTGTCATTCTGATCATTCTGCTGGCAGCCGCCATCATTGACCTGATGGTAGGTGTCGCCAACGATGCGGTGAACTTCCTGAACTCCGCCATCGGTGCAAAGGTGGCGCCCCGCTTCGTCATCATGATCATCGCGACACTGGGTATTGTCGTCGGTGTCACGTTTTCCAGCGGACTGATGGAGGTCGCGCGGAAAGGTATATTCAATCCGCAGCTGCTGACATTTCCGGAGGTCATGTTCATCTTTGTGGCAACCATGCTCACGGATGTCCTGCTGCTTGATTTCTTCAACACCTTCGGACTCCCGACCTCTACGACGGTATCACTGGTGTTCGAGCTGCTCGGTTCCGCATTTGCAATCGCGGTGATCAAGGTACTCACGAATGGTGACGGTGGGATTGCCGAAGTGTTTACCTACATCAACACAGCCAGTGTGTTTAAAATCCTCTTTGGTATAGTAGCATCGGTGATCGTCGCTTTCATTGTCGGTTCACTGGTGCAGTACTTCTCGCGCATGCTCTTCACATTCGAGTATGGAAAGCGGCTCAAGCGATACGGATCGCTCTGGGGCGGTTTTGCACTGGCGGCGCTTTCCTACTTCATGATGGTCAAGGGCGCCAAGGGGGCTTCTTTCCTCACACCTGAGGACGCTGCCTGGCTCAAAGATCACACGCTGATCATCGCATCGCTTTCGTTTGCCGGTTGGACGGTGATTCTGCAGCTGCTGGTTTGGACGTTTAAAATAAACGTGTTCAAACCTATCGTCCTTGCCGGGACCTTCGCACTGGCACTCGCCTTTGCAGCAAATGACCTTGTGAACTTTATCGGGGCTCCGATGGGCGGACTCGCTGCATACATGAAAGTCAACGCAGCAGGGGATATATGGAGCCAGACCATGGAATCGCTTGCCGAGCCGGTACGTGCGAATACATGGATTCTGCTGTTGGCCGGTGTTATCATGGCGATCACATTATGGATTAACAAGAAAGCACGTACGGTAACTGCAACCTCAGTGAATCTGGGACGGCAGTCGGAAGGATTCGAGCGCTTTGAATCCATCGCCCCGGCACGTTCCATCGTGCGTATCGTGCTGGCAATATTCAAGTTCGTTTCCCTCATCGTGCCTGACAGCCTGAAAAGGAGAGTGGAAGGAAGGTTTGACACCAGCAAATACCGTCCGGAGCCCGATGAAAACGGTGATTATCCCGCATTTGATCTTCTGCGAGCCGCGGTGAACCTTATTGTGGCCGCATTGCTGATCTCCTTCGGCACGTCACTGAAACTGCCGCTTTCCACCACGTATGTCACCTTCATGGTGTCCATGGCAACCGCATTGCCGGACAGGGCATGGGGACGTGATTCCGCTGTCTATCGTGTATCCGGCGTACTGACCGTGATCGGAGGATGGTTCTTTACCGCCTTCATCGCGTCCACCGCGGCCGGTATCATTGCAACAATTATTTACTTCACCGAGCTGCCCGGACTGATCATCCTTTCAATCCTTGCAGGCTTCCTTTTGATTCGTTCGGTTCGTGTTCACCGCCAGCGTGAGCGAGAGGCCGCCGAGTCCGAGAAACGCTTCAGTACGCACCAGAAGGACATCGACGAAGCGCTGCAATCGCTCAAGGATGACCTGAGCAGTACCATCAAGACCGCGACGGAGATTGTGACACGCACATTCAAGGGACTTTCTTCGGAAGATCGCCTCGAGCTGCGCGAAGCACGGAATATTTCAAAGATGCTTCAAAAGCAGGGCAAGGGTATGACGGCGAGCATATTGCGTACCTCGTCAATGGAAGCGGCAGATGAAGCGATCGAAAACAAAACCTATGCAGAAGCCATGAGTTCGCTGCAGCTGCTGCTCCGCAGCCTCCGGCATATGGCGACGCAGACGCACGATCATATTGACAATAATCATGAGGGACTGTCCGAACTGCAGGTCGAGGACCTGGATGCTATTGCGAAAGATCTGCGAAAAGAACTCAAGCGCATCGCCAACGGCATCGGCCAGGCTGATTTTTCAAATATCAACAAGGTCGCTGAAGCCGCGGAAGAGCTGAAAAGCAAAATCCGTAAAGCGGACAAGCAGCAGCTCAAGCGCTCGAAAAAGGAAAAATACACGACGCGTACAAGCCTGCTCTATCTTGAACTCCTCACCGAGTGCGAGGAAATTATCCATCACGCCCAACATCTCTACGTCCTCTGTCAGAAGTGCTACGAGGGTGGCAAGCCCGCTGCTTCCTCGGAGAACTCGTCCAGGGAATGA
- a CDS encoding cell wall metabolism sensor histidine kinase WalK, giving the protein MKKKRLFWQLYTSNFLIIFLALFAFTFFISNSFKNLLLTQVSDDLESRAQLLQEEVLHQLRNADGGTLEDFCVRLGQRSSTRITIILPDGLVVADSERDPATMDNHATRPEVQRALNGQIGTSTRFSATLQMNTMYAAIPLREGGELIGVLRTAVPVKRAEENVSALQLQIVMGGLFITLLAALISLVLSRRITRPIEQLKDGAHRFAEGDLDFRLPEPNSEELSELAEVMNTMAEQLQDRISIIVQQHSQQDAVLYSMIEGVLAFDTDERLININRSAAELLKVDPEKVRGKSIQEVVRNVGLQRFVEEALSANDNTEGYVTLVDDVERFLQVHGSILKDDAGMPIGLLVVLNDVTELRTLENVRRDFVANVSHELKTPITSIKGFVETLLDGAINDRDDALRFLGIVSRQADRLNAIIEDLLSLSRIEQAGDTEEISLAPGSVHDALQSAMQVCQHDAEQKNIILQLDCDGDISARMNPPLLEQALVNLVNNAIKYSEAGKRVWLSAAVDDMQKVHISVRDEGYGIEAEHLPRLFERFYRIDKARSRKMGGTGLGLAIVKHIAQAHHGVVTVESSPGSGSKFTIIIPVAGDANGSGETA; this is encoded by the coding sequence ATGAAAAAAAAGCGCCTGTTCTGGCAGCTGTATACATCGAATTTCCTGATCATCTTTCTCGCCCTTTTCGCTTTTACATTCTTCATCTCCAATTCCTTCAAGAACCTCCTGCTCACGCAGGTCTCCGATGATCTGGAATCCCGTGCACAACTGCTGCAAGAGGAAGTACTGCATCAGCTCAGAAATGCTGACGGCGGCACACTGGAAGATTTCTGTGTGCGGCTCGGTCAGCGTTCGTCGACGCGTATTACCATTATTCTGCCTGACGGACTCGTGGTGGCGGATTCCGAACGCGATCCTGCGACGATGGATAATCATGCGACACGTCCGGAAGTTCAGCGCGCACTGAACGGACAGATAGGGACGTCAACACGCTTCAGCGCCACATTGCAGATGAATACGATGTACGCTGCCATTCCTCTGCGGGAGGGAGGGGAGCTCATTGGTGTACTGCGTACCGCCGTTCCGGTGAAACGGGCTGAAGAGAACGTTTCAGCACTGCAGTTGCAGATTGTGATGGGGGGGCTCTTCATCACACTGCTCGCCGCGTTGATCAGTCTTGTACTCTCACGGCGGATCACACGTCCCATAGAACAGCTCAAGGACGGTGCGCATCGCTTCGCGGAAGGTGATCTCGACTTCCGTCTGCCGGAGCCGAATTCCGAAGAGCTTTCCGAGCTCGCCGAGGTGATGAATACCATGGCCGAGCAGCTCCAGGATCGTATTTCCATCATTGTCCAACAGCACAGCCAGCAGGATGCCGTCCTCTACAGCATGATAGAGGGGGTGCTTGCCTTCGATACGGACGAGCGACTGATTAATATCAATCGCTCAGCTGCGGAGCTGTTGAAGGTGGATCCCGAAAAAGTACGTGGGAAAAGCATACAGGAAGTGGTGCGCAATGTCGGTCTGCAGCGTTTTGTCGAAGAAGCGCTGTCCGCAAATGACAACACCGAGGGATATGTCACACTCGTTGACGACGTTGAACGCTTCCTGCAGGTGCACGGAAGTATCCTGAAAGACGATGCGGGAATGCCGATTGGACTCCTCGTTGTGCTCAACGATGTTACCGAGTTGCGCACTCTGGAGAACGTTCGCCGTGACTTCGTGGCCAACGTCTCTCATGAGTTGAAAACACCGATCACGAGTATCAAGGGATTCGTCGAGACCCTGCTCGACGGCGCGATCAACGATCGCGACGATGCCCTGCGCTTTCTCGGCATCGTTTCCCGACAGGCCGATCGCCTCAATGCCATCATCGAAGATCTTCTCAGTCTGTCCCGCATCGAGCAGGCGGGCGATACCGAGGAAATCAGTCTCGCACCCGGTTCTGTGCATGATGCGCTGCAATCCGCCATGCAGGTGTGTCAACACGATGCAGAGCAGAAAAACATTATTCTGCAGCTGGACTGCGACGGCGACATCAGTGCACGCATGAATCCACCTCTGCTCGAGCAGGCACTGGTGAATCTCGTGAACAACGCGATCAAGTATTCTGAAGCGGGAAAGCGCGTCTGGCTGTCGGCCGCGGTGGACGATATGCAGAAAGTGCATATTTCCGTGAGAGATGAGGGATATGGCATCGAAGCCGAGCACCTTCCGCGGCTATTCGAACGCTTCTACCGTATCGATAAGGCCAGAAGTCGGAAGATGGGCGGGACCGGACTCGGACTCGCCATCGTCAAGCATATTGCACAGGCGCATCACGGTGTTGTCACCGTCGAGAGCTCGCCCGGCAGTGGAAGCAAATTCACCATCATCATTCCTGTCGCAGGCGACGCAAACGGAAGCGGCGAAACAGCATAG
- a CDS encoding DMT family transporter — MKQQSQAYIYALSAIALWSTVASAFKLSLGETGVVELLFVSTIVSLIALFVSAYMRGRLHDLRRWPRREWWSSAFLGLLNPFLYYIVLFRAYDLLPAQEAQPLNYTWPVVLVLLSAVLLRQPLRARSVVALLVSFSGVAVISLRGNMQNLHISNVEGVSLAVGSSLIWSLYWIFTMKSKTDALLKLAVNFLFGSLYVTVLAVATGAVWDLSTGGVLGSVYVGLFEMGVTFMLWMRALEMSSSTARIGNLVFLSPFLSLIIIHFVVGEEIYSSTPVGLLLIVSGIVLQKIGERRRVSPRKVRPSGG; from the coding sequence ATGAAGCAGCAAAGCCAGGCATACATATACGCTCTCTCGGCCATAGCACTCTGGTCGACGGTCGCTTCCGCGTTCAAGCTTTCGCTCGGGGAAACCGGAGTCGTGGAACTGCTTTTCGTTTCGACCATTGTGTCCCTGATCGCTCTCTTCGTTTCGGCATATATGCGTGGCAGACTGCATGATCTGCGCAGGTGGCCGCGTAGGGAGTGGTGGTCGTCGGCATTCCTCGGACTGCTGAACCCTTTCCTGTATTACATCGTCCTTTTCCGTGCGTACGACCTCCTGCCAGCGCAGGAAGCGCAGCCCCTCAATTACACGTGGCCTGTCGTTCTCGTGCTGCTTTCAGCTGTTTTGCTCAGGCAGCCTCTGCGGGCCCGCAGTGTGGTGGCGCTGCTTGTCAGTTTCTCCGGCGTCGCAGTCATATCCCTCAGGGGAAATATGCAGAATCTGCATATTTCCAACGTAGAAGGCGTGTCACTGGCCGTGGGAAGCTCATTGATCTGGTCGCTGTACTGGATTTTCACCATGAAGAGTAAAACAGACGCGCTGCTCAAACTAGCGGTGAATTTTCTTTTCGGCAGTCTGTATGTAACGGTACTTGCGGTGGCGACGGGAGCGGTGTGGGACCTGAGTACGGGAGGGGTGCTGGGATCGGTGTATGTCGGACTCTTTGAAATGGGTGTGACATTCATGCTCTGGATGCGTGCGCTGGAAATGAGCAGCAGCACAGCACGTATCGGCAACCTGGTCTTCCTGTCTCCCTTTTTATCACTGATTATTATTCATTTCGTCGTTGGCGAGGAAATCTATTCCTCCACACCGGTGGGATTACTGCTGATCGTAAGCGGGATTGTACTGCAGAAAATTGGGGAACGGCGCAGGGTCAGTCCCCGAAAAGTGCGTCCATCAGGCGGTTGA
- a CDS encoding response regulator transcription factor, which translates to MAMILVIDDEADMRRGLVDNLHFEGYETAEAGDGNAGLELIRDTAADLILLDVMMPGINGFDVCRAARASGVDTPIIMLTAKGEEIDRVLGLELGADDYITKPFSLRELLARVKAVLRRTRNATSLTGDAAVIGRLSVDFEGYSASEEGTDIPLSHKEFEVLRYLHERPRQTVSRDQLLTDVWGYDESISTRSIDNFILKLRQKIEHDPSHPRHILTVHGIGYKLLP; encoded by the coding sequence ATGGCCATGATTCTTGTCATTGATGACGAAGCGGACATGCGCAGGGGACTCGTAGACAATCTGCATTTCGAGGGATACGAAACCGCGGAAGCCGGCGACGGCAATGCCGGACTCGAGCTCATTCGCGATACGGCGGCTGATCTGATTCTCCTCGATGTGATGATGCCCGGCATAAACGGCTTCGACGTCTGCCGCGCTGCACGTGCATCAGGCGTGGACACACCGATCATAATGCTGACGGCAAAGGGCGAGGAAATCGATCGCGTGCTCGGACTCGAACTCGGCGCCGACGACTATATCACAAAACCATTCAGCCTGCGGGAGCTGTTGGCGCGTGTCAAAGCCGTACTTCGCCGTACACGCAATGCAACGTCACTGACGGGTGACGCAGCTGTCATCGGACGTCTCTCGGTGGATTTCGAGGGATATTCGGCATCGGAAGAAGGCACCGATATCCCGCTGTCCCACAAGGAATTCGAAGTCCTGCGTTACCTGCATGAGCGACCGCGGCAAACCGTGAGCCGTGATCAGCTGCTGACGGATGTCTGGGGATATGACGAAAGTATTTCCACACGCTCGATCGACAATTTCATCCTGAAACTGCGGCAGAAAATTGAGCACGATCCCTCCCACCCGCGGCACATTCTCACCGTGCATGGCATCGGGTACAAGCTGCTTCCATGA
- a CDS encoding response regulator transcription factor: MSSKGRILVVEDEEEILELVSYNLSKEGYTVDSVISGEDALSYMKTSTPELILLDLMLPGVDGLEVCKSIKNNPATAQVSIIMLTARSEEADIVTGLELGADDYITKPFSRRVLLARVKAVLRRGKEAEQPDDSEILRVHDIVINPGRHEVLVGDEGVSLTLTEFRVLHFLANRPGWVFTRSQIVEAVRGDGYPVTDRSVDVQIVGLRKKLGDAGKYVETVRGVGYRFVETP; this comes from the coding sequence GTGAGCAGCAAAGGTCGCATACTGGTAGTTGAAGACGAAGAAGAAATTCTCGAACTCGTCAGCTACAATCTCAGCAAGGAAGGTTATACTGTTGACAGCGTCATCTCCGGAGAAGACGCACTCAGCTACATGAAGACAAGCACCCCCGAGCTCATTCTGCTTGACCTGATGCTGCCGGGAGTCGACGGATTGGAAGTCTGCAAATCCATCAAGAACAATCCGGCGACAGCGCAGGTGTCGATCATCATGCTTACCGCCCGAAGTGAGGAAGCGGATATCGTGACCGGGCTCGAGCTTGGAGCGGACGACTACATAACCAAGCCCTTCAGCCGTCGCGTTCTTCTTGCGCGTGTCAAGGCCGTGCTTCGCAGAGGAAAAGAAGCGGAACAGCCGGATGACAGCGAGATTCTCCGTGTGCATGATATTGTCATCAATCCCGGCAGACACGAAGTGCTCGTCGGTGACGAGGGCGTCTCTCTTACGCTCACGGAGTTTCGGGTGCTGCATTTTCTCGCCAATCGTCCCGGCTGGGTATTTACCCGTTCGCAGATTGTCGAAGCCGTGCGCGGTGACGGTTATCCGGTGACCGACCGCAGTGTCGACGTGCAGATCGTCGGATTGCGCAAGAAACTGGGTGACGCGGGCAAATATGTCGAAACAGTGAGAGGAGTCGGCTACCGCTTCGTGGAAACGCCATGA
- the phoU gene encoding phosphate signaling complex protein PhoU, translated as MPTSPGNFTEPLKRKLLKLCALVEENARRCILSVRTRDRQAAQNVIEADHPIDVLEIEIEEHCVRLFQVGGLSASDVRYVVGILKINSDLERVGDLAANIARRVLSIGQHEQLALPNELMEIAERTLAMLTASLDALVHMDTGMAREVCSMDNRVDLLYRHMYDLVRDRIQANPVQTERLIHMLGLARSMERIADYSTNIAENVVFIHEGRIIRHGRDTEDSGDARRETQSPST; from the coding sequence ATGCCAACATCACCAGGTAACTTTACAGAACCGCTGAAGCGCAAATTGCTCAAGCTTTGTGCGCTCGTGGAGGAAAATGCTCGACGCTGCATTCTGTCGGTGCGTACGCGCGACAGGCAGGCCGCACAGAATGTCATCGAAGCTGATCACCCGATTGATGTGCTGGAAATCGAGATCGAGGAGCACTGCGTGCGACTGTTTCAGGTTGGAGGCCTCTCTGCATCCGACGTTCGTTATGTTGTTGGTATCCTGAAGATCAACAGCGATCTCGAGCGTGTAGGTGATCTTGCGGCCAACATTGCCCGGCGTGTGCTGTCCATTGGTCAACATGAACAACTGGCACTGCCCAATGAACTGATGGAGATCGCGGAACGCACGCTCGCCATGCTGACTGCCAGTCTCGACGCGCTCGTGCATATGGATACAGGAATGGCGCGGGAGGTGTGCTCAATGGATAATCGCGTCGACCTGCTTTACCGGCACATGTACGACCTCGTGCGCGACCGCATACAGGCCAATCCCGTACAGACCGAGCGACTCATACACATGCTCGGGCTCGCGCGCTCGATGGAACGGATCGCGGACTACAGCACAAACATCGCAGAAAACGTTGTCTTCATTCACGAGGGTCGAATCATTCGGCATGGAAGGGACACGGAAGACAGTGGCGATGCCAGACGAGAAACACAATCTCCTTCCACATAA
- a CDS encoding HAMP domain-containing histidine kinase — protein MKHRRLNILLLVLLLLILLPALLYTGFELSRLNKTEETLSGVYAQQLDAVLFSINQYSWDITGSWFAEIQGSLLREEAERGTASILEEILEKHTAILTAALFDSSAQVIASARRLDDAATQLLEQRIADSLATRRNLLSRLLRYREELYYKMEPLRIPVDSGSTRLCLSAVVVDGEGRGRFAAVSINAISFIRRVLSPKLQELAGDNLRLSCIDRRTGEVLLSTSGRAEKQTLQQSRGFWLFPEYELAISLQGQTVKEIAQDRFQSNALLLSIIDLLLIAGVIVVYRSVRKEMELAALKSDFVSNVSHELKTPLALIRMFAETLEMDRVRDEAQRKEYYGIIVQETERLTRLINNILTFSRIEAGKKDYRFASVDIDAVVREVMTMYSFHLEHKGFSTSMELETSLPRVQADEEAVAEALINLLDNAMKYSEDVKEVQVRTGRDGGYIFIEVLDSGIGIAPEHRSRVFEKFYRVSEGLVHTAKGSGLGLSLVQHIMQAHGGSVQVESTPGKGSTFRLRFPINAAQS, from the coding sequence ATGAAGCACCGTCGACTCAATATCCTCCTGCTGGTTCTTCTGCTGCTGATACTCCTCCCCGCGCTGCTGTATACGGGATTCGAACTCAGCCGCCTGAACAAAACCGAGGAAACGCTCTCCGGGGTGTATGCCCAGCAGCTCGATGCCGTGCTGTTCTCCATCAACCAGTACTCCTGGGATATCACGGGAAGCTGGTTTGCGGAAATCCAGGGCTCCCTGCTCAGGGAGGAAGCGGAACGCGGCACAGCATCCATTCTTGAAGAAATTCTCGAAAAGCACACGGCGATACTCACGGCAGCGCTGTTCGACAGCAGTGCACAGGTCATTGCTTCCGCGCGCCGACTCGACGACGCTGCCACGCAGTTGCTCGAACAGCGCATTGCTGACAGCCTTGCAACGCGCCGGAACCTGCTGTCGCGCCTGCTGCGCTACCGTGAGGAACTGTATTACAAAATGGAACCCCTGCGTATACCTGTCGACAGCGGCAGTACACGTCTGTGCCTTTCGGCCGTGGTAGTGGATGGCGAAGGAAGAGGACGCTTCGCCGCAGTATCCATCAATGCGATCAGCTTCATTCGTCGCGTGCTTTCCCCCAAGCTGCAGGAACTGGCGGGCGACAATCTGCGTCTGTCGTGCATTGACCGGCGCACAGGAGAGGTACTGCTCTCAACGTCCGGACGCGCTGAGAAACAGACCCTGCAGCAATCGCGCGGTTTCTGGCTCTTCCCCGAATACGAGCTTGCCATCAGTCTTCAGGGACAGACGGTGAAGGAAATCGCGCAGGATCGCTTTCAAAGCAACGCCCTGCTGCTGAGTATCATCGACCTTCTGCTGATCGCGGGAGTCATCGTCGTATACCGCAGCGTGAGGAAGGAGATGGAACTGGCCGCGCTGAAATCCGATTTCGTTTCCAACGTCTCGCATGAACTCAAAACGCCCCTGGCGTTGATCCGGATGTTCGCCGAGACCCTGGAGATGGATCGCGTCCGGGATGAAGCGCAGCGAAAGGAATACTACGGCATCATCGTCCAGGAAACAGAGCGGCTGACGCGCCTTATCAATAACATTCTCACTTTCTCGCGCATCGAAGCGGGAAAGAAGGACTACCGATTCGCCAGCGTTGATATCGATGCGGTTGTCCGTGAGGTGATGACCATGTACAGCTTCCACCTCGAGCACAAGGGCTTTTCCACATCGATGGAACTGGAGACTTCCCTCCCCCGCGTGCAGGCGGATGAAGAGGCGGTCGCGGAGGCGCTCATCAACCTGCTCGACAACGCGATGAAATACAGCGAAGATGTGAAAGAGGTGCAGGTGCGTACGGGACGCGACGGAGGATACATATTTATCGAAGTTCTCGATAGCGGTATCGGCATCGCCCCCGAACACCGCAGCCGTGTATTTGAAAAGTTTTACAGGGTGAGTGAAGGACTCGTGCATACGGCCAAGGGCAGTGGACTCGGTCTCTCCCTTGTACAGCACATCATGCAGGCGCATGGCGGTTCTGTGCAGGTTGAGAGCACACCCGGCAAGGGCAGCACGTTCCGGCTCCGTTTTCCCATCAACGCAGCTCAATCGTAG
- a CDS encoding PA0069 family radical SAM protein, whose protein sequence is MRGKQKNSDDGFRGRGVTSNPANRFEQREYERLGDFPEEERAPRTQFLRDASKSIIARNDSPDINFEASINPYRGCEHGCAYCYARPFHEFLGFSAGLDFETRILVKENASTLLRKELSAPSWRPTALALSGVTDPWQPIERELEITRRCLEVLRDFRNPVQAVTKNALVTRDADLLAELAQYNAASVLISIPTADADLARELEPRTSTPERRFRAMRQLSDAGIPVGISLSPVIPALTDSEIPTLLEEAAANGASYAVFVPLRLPRTVAELFSGWLQRFYPDRKEKVLSRVRQMRSGALNDERYVSRMQGEGVYAEQLSALFRTASRKHGISTTGPALATSAFRRLHGDQLPLFP, encoded by the coding sequence ATGAGAGGAAAGCAAAAGAACAGCGATGACGGTTTCCGCGGACGCGGAGTTACCTCGAATCCCGCAAACCGTTTTGAACAGCGGGAATACGAGCGATTGGGGGATTTCCCTGAAGAAGAGCGTGCGCCGAGGACGCAATTCCTGCGGGATGCTTCAAAAAGCATCATTGCAAGGAATGACAGTCCCGACATCAACTTCGAGGCAAGTATCAATCCCTACCGTGGATGTGAGCACGGCTGCGCTTACTGCTATGCGCGTCCTTTTCATGAATTTCTCGGATTTTCGGCGGGATTGGACTTTGAAACGCGCATCCTGGTCAAGGAAAACGCTTCCACCTTGCTGCGAAAGGAACTGTCCGCTCCCTCCTGGCGTCCCACAGCTCTGGCACTCAGCGGCGTCACCGATCCCTGGCAGCCAATTGAACGGGAACTGGAAATCACACGCCGTTGCCTTGAGGTTCTGCGCGATTTTCGCAATCCCGTGCAGGCGGTGACAAAAAACGCGCTCGTTACGAGGGATGCGGACCTGCTCGCGGAGCTTGCGCAGTACAATGCGGCCAGTGTCCTGATTTCCATTCCCACCGCGGACGCAGATCTGGCGAGGGAGTTGGAGCCGCGCACATCAACGCCTGAACGCCGTTTCCGCGCCATGCGCCAGCTTTCGGACGCCGGCATCCCCGTCGGTATCAGTCTTTCGCCTGTGATTCCGGCACTGACGGACAGTGAGATTCCCACTCTTCTCGAGGAAGCGGCAGCCAACGGAGCGTCCTATGCCGTTTTCGTGCCACTGCGGCTCCCGCGTACAGTAGCGGAGCTGTTCTCAGGCTGGCTGCAGCGCTTTTATCCCGACAGGAAAGAGAAGGTGCTCTCCCGCGTGCGACAGATGCGAAGCGGGGCGCTCAACGATGAACGCTATGTCAGCCGCATGCAGGGTGAGGGGGTGTATGCCGAACAGCTCTCCGCACTCTTCCGTACCGCCAGCAGGAAGCATGGGATATCCACCACCGGACCCGCGCTTGCTACATCGGCGTTTCGCAGGCTGCATGGCGATCAACTGCCGTTGTTTCCGTGA